The Thalassotalea nanhaiensis genome has a window encoding:
- a CDS encoding alpha/beta fold hydrolase, producing MSTNNSTITSQHLPFLNHVIRGEGEPLVLIHGLFGSLENLNMVAKTLADHFKVISVDVRNHGSSFHHKSMNYEEMSDDIFALLDHLNINSCDILGHSMGGKIAMQCALSKPERIKKLIVADIAPVEYPPHHNEIIAGLLSINTKEINNRQDADKQLAKYVNEPGVRQFLLKNLIKTESGFTWRANIENVANDYNSIAQGFELRRQFNGPTLFIKGGNSNYITSEHQAVISTLFPLAKAKIIQGAGHWLHAEKTVAFNKIVNDFLSA from the coding sequence ATGAGTACAAATAATTCGACCATAACATCACAACACCTACCGTTTCTTAATCATGTCATCAGGGGCGAAGGTGAACCATTAGTATTAATACACGGTCTGTTTGGTAGTCTTGAAAATTTGAATATGGTTGCTAAAACCTTGGCCGACCACTTTAAAGTGATCAGTGTTGATGTTCGCAATCATGGAAGTTCATTTCACCATAAGTCGATGAATTATGAAGAAATGAGTGATGATATATTTGCACTGCTTGATCATTTAAATATAAATAGCTGTGATATTTTAGGGCACTCCATGGGCGGTAAGATAGCAATGCAATGTGCCCTATCTAAGCCAGAAAGAATAAAAAAACTAATCGTTGCCGATATTGCCCCCGTTGAATACCCTCCTCATCATAATGAGATTATCGCAGGGTTATTAAGCATCAACACAAAAGAGATAAACAATAGACAAGATGCAGATAAGCAGTTAGCAAAATATGTTAATGAACCGGGAGTTAGACAGTTTTTATTGAAAAACTTAATAAAAACCGAATCTGGATTTACTTGGCGTGCGAATATCGAAAATGTCGCTAATGACTATAATTCAATAGCCCAAGGGTTTGAACTTAGGCGTCAATTTAATGGCCCAACATTATTTATAAAAGGCGGAAATTCAAACTACATTACCAGTGAACACCAAGCAGTAATATCAACATTGTTCCCATTGGCAAAAGCTAAAATCATTCAAGGTGCGGGTCACTGGTTACACGCCGAGAAAACCGTTGCATTTAACAAAATTGTGAATGATTTTCTAAGCGCATAA
- the seqA gene encoding replication initiation negative regulator SeqA, with product MKTIDIDDELYQYIASNTKFIGESASDILRRLLSFDELVEANATVQEETQPVTKAKPKKAKVTSDAVDLVELKPKKVAKPEPVKTSVPENVQNIFDLINKEELATQKGAVGRFLLILSNMHRVHTQQFDSVLDIQGRDRLYFAKAELDLLEAGSSTKPKQIPNSEFWVITNSNTTRKKRMLTEVANVLGYSTSDAERIREFL from the coding sequence ATGAAAACCATCGATATTGATGACGAACTTTATCAATACATCGCCAGTAATACTAAGTTTATTGGTGAAAGTGCCTCCGACATTCTACGACGCCTGTTAAGCTTTGATGAGCTGGTTGAAGCTAACGCAACCGTACAAGAAGAAACTCAACCTGTTACTAAAGCAAAACCTAAAAAAGCTAAAGTGACTTCAGATGCAGTTGATTTAGTTGAATTAAAACCTAAAAAAGTAGCAAAGCCTGAGCCAGTTAAAACATCTGTGCCAGAAAATGTGCAAAACATTTTTGACTTAATTAACAAAGAAGAACTTGCCACCCAAAAGGGAGCGGTAGGACGTTTTTTATTAATCTTAAGTAATATGCATCGTGTTCATACGCAACAGTTTGATTCTGTACTGGATATACAAGGCCGAGATCGCTTGTATTTTGCTAAAGCCGAACTAGATTTATTAGAAGCAGGCAGCAGTACCAAACCTAAACAAATACCTAATTCTGAGTTTTGGGTTATTACTAACTCAAATACTACAAGAAAGAAGCGTATGCTTACCGAAGTTGCCAATGTGTTAGGTTACAGCACAAGTGACGCTGAAAGAATTAGAGAATTTCTTTAA
- the pgm gene encoding phosphoglucomutase (alpha-D-glucose-1,6-bisphosphate-dependent), whose protein sequence is MSIHPHAGKPARPEDRINIGRLTSDYFFLKPDVNIAAQQVSFGTSGHRGSAAKTSFNENHILAITQAVAEYRTQHQFQGPLYLGKDTHALSEPAFINAICVLIANGVPVVIQQDEGFTPTPVISRLIIAHNATNDAQADGLIITPSHNPPSDGGIKYNPPHGGPAEGEITKLIEQRANEILANGLSDVKQVSFIEAMSSELLTKSDFINFYVDELAKVVDMNAIKKAGIKIGVDPLGGSGIDYWPVIAQKYGLNLEIVNPVVDASFGFMALDKDGKIRMDCSSPYAMAGLIAMKDDYDVSVGNDPDFDRHGIVTKSGGLMNPNHYLAVAINYLLTHRNWPETAKIGKTLVSSSLIDRLADKLDRPLSETPVGFKWFVDGLKDSSYAFGGEESAGASFLSLDGSCWTTDKDGFIMCLLAAEILAVTGKDPYQWYQFLAQELGEPCYGRVEAVASTEQKKVLTSLSKDDVKQDTLAGETITAVLSHAPGNNAAIGGVKVVTDNGWFAARPSGTEEIYKIYAESFISEEHLQTIISEAQVLVSAAFKNAGL, encoded by the coding sequence ATGAGCATTCATCCTCATGCCGGTAAACCAGCAAGACCAGAAGACAGAATTAACATTGGTCGATTAACCAGTGACTATTTCTTTCTTAAACCTGATGTAAATATTGCGGCTCAACAAGTAAGTTTTGGTACCTCAGGTCATCGAGGCTCTGCTGCTAAGACAAGTTTTAATGAAAACCATATATTAGCAATAACTCAGGCGGTCGCTGAGTACAGGACACAGCATCAATTTCAAGGGCCTTTATATTTAGGTAAAGACACTCATGCTTTATCCGAGCCTGCATTTATTAATGCCATCTGTGTTTTAATTGCTAATGGTGTGCCTGTTGTTATTCAACAAGATGAAGGATTTACTCCTACTCCTGTTATTTCCAGATTAATCATTGCTCATAATGCAACGAATGACGCTCAAGCTGATGGATTAATTATCACACCTTCACATAATCCACCGAGTGATGGGGGGATAAAATATAATCCACCGCACGGTGGGCCGGCAGAAGGTGAGATCACTAAACTTATCGAACAACGTGCTAATGAAATATTAGCCAATGGTTTAAGTGATGTTAAACAAGTTAGCTTTATAGAAGCGATGAGTTCTGAATTATTAACCAAGTCAGATTTCATTAACTTTTATGTGGATGAGCTTGCTAAAGTTGTCGACATGAACGCTATCAAAAAGGCGGGCATTAAAATTGGCGTCGATCCATTAGGTGGCTCGGGTATTGACTACTGGCCAGTAATAGCACAAAAGTATGGTTTAAACCTTGAGATTGTAAACCCTGTTGTTGACGCTAGTTTTGGTTTTATGGCGCTTGATAAAGACGGAAAAATCCGTATGGATTGCTCTTCGCCTTACGCAATGGCAGGTCTTATTGCGATGAAAGACGATTATGACGTAAGTGTTGGTAATGATCCCGATTTTGATCGTCATGGTATTGTGACCAAGTCTGGCGGCTTAATGAATCCGAATCATTATTTAGCTGTTGCAATAAATTATCTGCTCACTCATCGTAACTGGCCTGAAACTGCCAAAATCGGTAAGACCTTAGTGTCAAGTTCGTTAATCGACCGTTTAGCCGATAAACTTGATAGACCATTGTCTGAAACGCCTGTGGGCTTTAAATGGTTTGTTGATGGTTTAAAAGATTCAAGCTATGCCTTTGGTGGTGAAGAAAGTGCTGGGGCTTCATTTTTATCATTGGATGGCAGTTGCTGGACAACGGATAAAGATGGTTTCATTATGTGCTTGTTAGCCGCAGAAATTCTTGCTGTAACGGGCAAAGACCCATATCAATGGTATCAATTTCTAGCGCAAGAATTAGGTGAACCGTGTTATGGGCGTGTTGAGGCTGTTGCTTCTACAGAGCAGAAAAAGGTATTAACTTCATTATCGAAAGATGATGTTAAGCAAGACACACTTGCAGGTGAAACAATTACTGCTGTACTAAGCCATGCACCGGGTAATAACGCTGCAATAGGTGGCGTAAAAGTTGTTACTGATAACGGCTGGTTTGCAGCTCGTCCATCTGGCACTGAAGAAATTTATAAAATATACGCTGAAAGCTTTATCAGTGAAGAACACCTTCAAACAATAATTAGCGAAGCACAAGTATTGGTTAGTGCAGCATTTAAAAACGCTGGTTTATAA